A genome region from Euphorbia lathyris chromosome 4, ddEupLath1.1, whole genome shotgun sequence includes the following:
- the LOC136226479 gene encoding putative lipid-transfer protein DIR1, translated as MAIPVKSLCIVVFLVALGIAGFNRADGAGECGKSTNPDKEAFKLAPCASAVQNQDAPVSSQCCAQVKTMGENPSCLCAVMLSNTAKSFGVKPEVAINIPKRCNIADRPVGYKCGAYTLP; from the exons ATGGCAATTCCAGTGAAGTCCCTTTGCATTGTGGTGTTTCTCGTAGCTCTCGGCATTGCTGGGTTTAATCGAGCGGATGGAGCTGGTGAATGCGGGAAATCCACCAATCCTGACAAGGAAGCTTTCAAGCTCGCACCTTGCGCATCTGCAGTACAGAACCAGGATGCTCCAGTTTCTTCACAGTGCTGTGCTCAGGTGAAGACAATGGGTGAGAATCCTTCCTGCTTGTGTGCTGTTATGCTCTCTAATACAGCGAAAAGCTTCGGAGTCAAGCCAGAAGTCGCCATCAATATTCCTAAACGGTGCAACATTGCTGACCGTCCTGTGGGCTACAAGTGTGGAG CTTATACATTGCCCTGA
- the LOC136226480 gene encoding uncharacterized protein has protein sequence MTTSIHITALDGIINVNSLFTLAVFLGLAWNPSDPNNSFITDPSSPCAASRTIVENIVAFHVYSFSSFLFSSLLALALKQALRIAKTSHFSAHFNHLPEFFAHVNKDLLRFGMLISGIGSVCGCVFLMLALINVVQFKLGTLACGSGHSYAAIVPLLIFVPSALLIYVSIVVYAFTR, from the coding sequence ATGACCACCAGCATCCACATCACTGCACTCGACGGCATTATCAACGTCAACTCTCTCTTCACTCTCGCTGTCTTCCTTGGTCTTGCTTGGAATCCATCAGATCCCAATAACTCCTTCATTACCGATCCCTCCTCCCCTTGTGCAGCTTCCCGTACAATCGTCGAGAATATCGTCGCTTTCCATGTCTACTCCTTTAGCTCCTTCCTCTTCTCCAGCTTACTTGCTCTTGCCCTCAAGCAAGCTCTTCGGATAGCTAAGACTTCCCATTTTTCTGCTCATTTTAATCACTTGCCTGAGTTCTTCGCGCATGTGAACAAGGATCTTCTTCGCTTCGGGATGTTGATATCTGGTATCGGGTCGGTTTGTGGATGCGTGTTCTTGATGCTGGCGTTGATTAATGTGGTTCAATTTAAGCTTGGGACTCTGGCTTGTGGGAGTGGGCATAGTTATGCTGCAATTGTGCCTCTTTTGATTTTTGTGCCTTCTGCTCTCTTAATTTATGTCTCTATCGTTGTATACGCTTTTACTCGGTAA